In the Lepus europaeus isolate LE1 chromosome 10, mLepTim1.pri, whole genome shotgun sequence genome, ttccgtctgctggttcatcccccataaGGCCACTCGGGCTGCGCCAGGCTAGAGCTCTGCTCACATCGCCCACGTTGGTCGGTGCAGGGCCCCCCCGCACTGGGGCCGCCTCCCCGCTCTCCGGTCAGCAGGGAGCCGGTTGGGAAgtgcaccacagagctgggccagcaagAGCCTGTTTCCAGTTCAGGGTGGTGGCCTTTGCCAGGTGGCCTGGGACAGGGGACGTCACAGAGCCCCTATCACTTGGGTGCCTGCTGTGGTCTGTGTCCCCTCTGCCCGGAGCCAGGTGGCCGTGGCCtgtggcagaggggctgggagggaggtggctcaactctgctcccctccttgccggGCTGGGTGTGGCGCCCGGAGTGGAGGGGAAGATGGGGACACGGCAGGCACCAGGGAGCCCAAGGAGAGCAGGCTTGGTGTCTAAAACGGGAGGGCAGAGCCTCCCCTCCATGCTCCAGGATTCGCAGGGACTGGGGAGGTGTGTGAGAGGGCTGGTGGGTGACGGGTGAGTTGGTGGTGCACAAGGCTGGTGGCCCCTGGGCGGTCACCCAGGTGGAGGACATAGGGGCGAATGGCGGCAGGAGTGGTGTGGCTGGGTCCATCATCAAGTGCATGGCTGGGCAGGTGACTACAGGGACCGGGGTGGGGGCGTGGGCACGGAGCTGCTTGGTTCCCACCTCAGCTGCCGGAGCGCTGTCAGTCTGTGACTCAGGCTAGGGACATGTGGGCTGAGTTTGTGGGCAGTGGGCGCCTGCGAGAGGAGACACCGGGCGCGGCTCCCCGTGGGTGAGGATGCTGGCGGGTCAgagcctctccctccctggccccagctgtgcGGTGAGCCTCTGGGTCACGTAGGACCACAGGCTGGGCGGAGCCCAATGACCCCATTCCTCTGGGctccctcccgcccccacccGTGCCCCCCACGGCCACCCTCAGCTCGCTGTCTCGTCGTCATCTGATTTTtctccaagagacagagctctcagtcAGTTgttagttcgctccccaaatacctgcaaccagggctgggccagacagaagccggagccaggaactccatccctgtctcccacgtgggtggcggggacccaaggacttgagcgccctctgctgcctcccgggcgcatcagcaggaagttgggagcGGTAGCAGGGCTGGCACTCGGACAGGGGCCGCGGGCTTCCGAGGGGCACCCGAGCCTGGGGGCTGCACTCCCCGCACACTGCGTGTCCCCAGTTCCTCCTCTCTCAGGGGCCCAGCCCAGGAGGGCCTTGAGGTTGGAGAGGCGGGTTGGGGTGAGGCCTCTTtcagccccgccccccggcaaggcctgggccaggcagcccaGTACCGTGTGCTCTTCCGCGTGTTCCTCTGACCCCCGACCCTCGCTCTGCCTGACGCGCCCCGTGCTCCCGCCCCCAGGAGCGGCTGGTTCCCCGAGGCCTATGTGAAGCCTCTGGAGGACGCGCCCTTGAACCCCATGAAGCCCTTGAGCCCCATGACCTCCATGAACCCCGTGACCCCGGCAAATGAGCTCCCCTCCAGGTACCTGggcaggcggggtggggaggcacCCGTGGGGTGCAGACGCATGGGCCTGGCCGCCTTCGGTGTCCCCAACCCTGTACGCTGTGGTCACCGTGTCCATCCCTCTGCCCCGTCTTGGGTGCTCTCTCAGACTCGgcctccctgccctgggtgtggggcagggggtgTCGCGGAGGGTGGGTGCCGtggggcctgcccagccccctgccctctcctgtctctgGACTCAGGTCCTACCCGCTCCGCGGCAGCCACAGCATGGACGACCTCCTAGACCGGCCGGGCAACCCCACGGCGTCCTTGGAGCACTGGGACGGCCAGCCCCACTCCCGGACCCCGAGCCGGGTCCCgagccctgcacccacccctCTGCCTGGCAGCCGCCGGAGCAGCATGGGCAGCGTGGGGGCGGCCGGCGACGTCAAGGTGAGCCCCAgtgcagcctggctgagcccaggtCACTGCTCCGCCCAGCACCCTGTGTGCAGGGCGGGGTGGGCTGTGGCCATAAGACTCCTCCCATGGGGTCGCTTGGTCCTGGGAGGCGGCCTGTGGCCCAGGGCGGCTCAGATCTGAAACCACAGACACTGAGCCTACGAGGCCGGCAGGGCACGAAGAGCCGGGGGCGCCCGCTCCCTGCCCCCCTAACCCGGACCCCCAACCCCCCGCAGAAGCTGATGTCCTGGGAGCAGCACCCCCCGGAGCTCTTCCCGCGGTGAGAGCACACGCAGGGGCGagccccctggggaggggtggcgGCGGGCACTGGGGCACTGGCCCGGCTGCCGCCTGCGTCCCTCTCACTCCGCCTCTCTCCCACAGGGGCACGAACCCCTTTGCTACCGTAAAGCTGCGTCCCACGGTCACCAACGACCGCTCGGCACCGCTCATCCGCTGAGGCGCTTCCTGCACGGGGAGGGGGCCAAGGCCATGCCCTGCGCCCGCCCCGGACGCTTCCCAGCTGGCAGTGGCACGGCTGGCGGCAGCAGATCCTGGAGGCCGGGCCCACGCGGAGTGGCCGTCCTTGCCCACGGGCGCTGGCCTGGGGCTTTCAGAGTGAAGTGGGGGGATGGGCGGCAGGTGGGACTGTGCCTAAGAAGCAGCCCGGCGCcccccccagctgctccccctcTCTCCGCCCCAGGGGGAGGAGCCCTCgtgtcccacccccagcccacacgTGTCCCCAGTTAACTTTTGTAAACGGCGAGGAATAAAGGGAGTGGACGTGGCGGCAGGAATGGTGGCGTCTGATTTGGGAGACAgggccagggggctggggctggagaccCCCCCCAACAGAATGGACCTGCCGGTCCTGAAGGCCACGGCCGTTCCCTAGGAGCCCCCTCAGGCTGCAGCCCCCCCGTCCACCCCCACGACCCAGGAGGTGGAGCCACtcccgggtggggtgggggctgaggccCAGGACCCCCAGCGGGTGCCCTCGGGAAGCCGGGACACAGCACCCTTTGTTCACGCCTCCACCCCCACGTGCCCAGGCTCTCAGGCCTGGATTAGCCTGATCCCGGGAAAGCCACGGAGCCCCTCCTGGAATGCGGCCGGGGTGGGGGCTTTGAGGTGATCAGAGACCTGGTGGGGTTTCCCCTGCACAGGGCTGGGCCCCCAGCACCATGCTAGGACTCCCCCACCCAGGCAGGACCCCACCTGTCCCAGGCTGGGCTCCCAGAGGTCAAGGGGTCTCCTAGCCCTCGTGGGACAGGCCCAGGACAGGGAGCCCCATCGTGGGGGCCCAGCCGGGCCCTTCCCTTTCCTGGGCAAAAGCTGCTTAGTGTGGAGGGGGGGAACCGCGCCTGCCCACCGCCCGGGGGAGGGGTAGCAGGCCAGAGTCCTGCCCGCCTGAGCCCCAGACACTGGCACCAGCTTCTCCCTGCAGGCCTCAGGCGATGTGAGGCTGCACCCCGGACCACAGGCGGGCCCAGGTGAGTGGGGGCGAGGTCGGCCAGGGACACCTGCCCAGACCACAGGCAGGCCCAGGTGAGTGGGGGCGAGGTCGGCCCGGGACACCTGCCCAGACCACAGGCAGGCCCAGGTGAGTGGGGGCGAGGTCGGCCCGGGACACCTGCCCAGACCACAGGCGGGCCCAGGTGAGTGGGGGCGAGGTCGGCCAGGGACACCTGCCCAGACCACAGGCGGGCCCAGGTGAGTGGGGCGAGGTCGGCCAGGGACACCTGCCCGCTTCCTGTCCTCTGTGAtgggaggggagcaggcagggggtGCCCAGGGGTCGCAGGAGGTGAGGACGCTGTGCTGGGAACGCGGGGTGCCTGCCCGGCTGGGGCTGCTGCTCCGGCCTCTGAGGCCCACCCTCCTCACCGAGGGGCGAGCCTGGCCTTCCTACCAGCGTCCGTCTCTGGAGGAGTCGGGGGGCTGTGAGGGGCGTGCAGGGCCCCTCGGGGTCCCCACCTGCCCACTGGCAGCCGGAGCCCCAAGCCTCTCGCCCGGAGAGTGGCAGCTGGCCTGGGGGTGACGAGTCACTGGTCTCACAGGTGGGAGACAGGTTCAGTGAGGGGAGGGGCACTGCCCAAGTCAAAGCAAATCCCTGCTGAGCTGGGAAGACCAGAACTCGGCTCCCTGGGCTTCCGCTGGAGCGCGGCCTTGCCTCATGATGGCAGCCATCCCCGGCCACTGAGGAGAGCCAGGGGCttggggccaggcccagggggaAATGGGTACCATGCACACGGCCCCTGGGTAGCTGGCCGGTGGACTCAGCCCGCACACCTTCGGGCACACGGTGGCTGCAAGGCTCTGGCACTCACGGCAGCCTCCCTCCTTCCGTCACTAGGTTCTGGCCCCAAGAAGTGCCCCCCAGAGGGAGCTCCCTGCAGTCCAGGTGGGCAGCGCCAGCGTCCTCCCGCGTGCTCGGGTGGGGGCCGGGGCAAATACTTGGGGTGAGGCTCCTAGGCGTCCCCTCCTTGCTCCACGACCTGAGCGGGGGCTGCGGGGGCGGCCCCACGTCCCCATGAGGGCCTGCACCCACCCAACCCAGCTCCTCTTGtcaccctccccccagcagaggcagcagcgatggGCGCCGGCGGCCCCCGGCGGGGCGCGGGTCCCCCGGAcggcggctggggctgggtggtgcTGGGCGCCTGCTTCGTGGTCACGGGCTTCGCCTACGGCTTCCCCAAGGCCGTGAGCGTCTTCTTCCGCGCGCTCATGCGCGACTTCGGCGCCGGCTACAGCGACACGGCCTGGGTGTCCTCCATCATGCTGGCCATGCTCTACGGCACGGGTCAGCGCCCCTCCCGGTGCCTGGGGCGGGCACCCCGCGGCCCTGGCCCCCTGTGTGTGTCGGGATGGGCTGGGGTCCTGCTGTCTCGGGGGGCGGGAGGCGGCGGGGCTCCGGGGACGGGTGGGTCGCCCTGGCGCTCTGCTGTCTCCTCGGCCGGGCCCAGCGGAGCTGTCTGCCCTGTCAGGGCCCCTGAGCCGAAGGTGACCTTTCCCCCCGGAGGCCGGCTCCCAGCGCCGGCCgtgaccctgccctgccctcaggCCCTGTGTCCAGCATCCTCGTGACCCGCTTCGGCTGCCGCCCGGTGATGCTGGTGGGCGGGCTGCTGGCCTCGGCGGGCATGATCCTGGCTTCCTTCTCCACGCGCCTCCTGGAGCTGTACCTGTCGGCGGGCGTGCTCACAGGTGAGggccgcgggggagggggcgggcggcCTGTCCTCGGCGAGACCCGGGGTGCGCCCGCgccgtggggctgggggaggggcgtccCGGGGAGCCCCGCACGCACGCATGGCCTCGCCCcgcaggcctgggcctggccctcaACTTCCAGCCGTCGCTCATCATGCTGGGGCTGTACTTCGAGCGGCGGCGGCCGCTGGCCAATGGGCTGGCGGCAGCCGGCAGCCCCGTGTTCCTGTCGGCGCTGTCGCCGCTCGGCCAGCTGTTGCTCGAGCGCTTCGGCTGGCGCGGCGGCTTCCTGCTGCTCGGCGGCCTCCTGCTGCACTGCTGCGCGTGCGGCGCCGTCATGCGGCCGCCGCCCGGGGCCCGCGCCGAGGCCCGCGCGCACGACGGCCCCGGGGAGGCGGGGGCCGAGGCGCACCCGCGCCGGCGCCTGCTGGACGTGGCCGTGTGCGCCGACCGCACCTTCGTGGTGTACGTGGTCACCAAGTTCCTGATGGCGCTCGGCCTCTTCGTGCCCGCCATCCTGCTGGTGAACTACGCCAAGGACGCGGGCGTGCCTGACGCCGAGGCCGCCTTCCTGCTGTCCATCGTGGGCTTCGTGGACATCGTGGCGCGGCCGGCGTGCGGCGCGCTGGCGGGGCTGCCACGCCTGCGCCCGCGCGTCCCCTacctcttcagcctggccctgctggccAACGGGCTCACGGATCTGAGCAGCGCGCGGGCGCGCTCCTACGGCACCCTCGTCGCCTTCTGCGTGGCCTTCGGCCTCTCCTACGGCATGGTGGGCGCGCTGCAGTTCGAGGTGCTCATGGCGACGGTGGGCGCGCCCCGCTTCCCCAGCGCGCTGGGCCTGGTGCTGCTTGTGGAGGCCGTGGCCGTGCTCATCGGACCGCCCTCTGCCGGTGCGCCCGCGCGGGGGAGCGGGCTGGCGGGGTCCCTGGCCCCTTAGCGGAGCGAAGCCCCCTCCCTGTCCCACGGGGCACTtccagggaggaggggaagggcccCCATCTGCACATCCcgcctggggtgggtgggggggctcCCGTTCGGGCCCAATCAGCCCCACTCCAAGGCTGGAGCCGCCCCCTCTAAGTGGGCCCGGGAAAGCCggggccggtgcgctgtggctgggcAGGCCTGGGGAAGCGTGTCGGTGGGAAAGCTGAGGCAGTGTGGCTTAGCAGGGGGCGCAGTGCCCACACCAAACGTGCGGAGTGGGCAGGACTCTGCACCTGGTGACCAGGAGAGGGACAGTGGCTGAAGGACCGGCCCTGGCAGGTGCTCAGTGGggagcttccgcctggcccagccctgccctggccagtggggacatttggggagtgaaccagcagctgcgCAGGTGCtcagtggggcagggggaggaggggcggccgAGCGCCCACTGAAGACTCCCGCTGGGCCCCGTGTGCTCGCTCCCTCTGGCTCAGGGAGTCTCCAGGCAGCAGTGGCTGCGGACATGGCTTGGGTGACGGTGGCCCCACGCGAGTGAGGCAGGAACCGAGATGGGCAGGGTGCCAGGGGGCAATGACCGCAAGGCTGCACCTGAGGTGGGCTCAGCACCCCGAAACCCACCCCAAGAGCCACAAACCAGCCCACCCAGGGGCTCAGGGACCCACTTGCTTCTTGTGTGGGCCTGGGGCAGATCCAGTGGGCAGAgggtggcagtgtgtgtgtggggggacattGGGGGGAAACATTGGGGAGGGCAGGGACAAGAGCAGCTGGCTGGGAAGGGCCAAGGAGTACTGAGcagaggggccggggcagggaaCCCCTGGGGGACTTGGGGGACTTGCCCGAGGCCACAGCCACAAGAATGCCCCAGAGAAGGCGGCGCCCACACCGGAGCTGCACTTCAGGGGGAAATATTGCAGTGCGATTGTCCTGAGTGTGCCAGGGCCGTGTGGGTGACACAGCTTGGGGACCAGAGAAGGCAGCTTCCTGGCCAtgagccctgcctcccagggacagccagggccccagggtgCTGTGGGGGCTGAGCCCCGCCCCTGGAGACTGAGGAGTGTGGAGGGTCGGGGACCTGGGGACAGCAAGAGCTGGGGGTTCCCCAGGAGGGGAGGCATCTCAGTGCCCCCGAAATGGCCCCGGGGGGCTGGAAGCAGGTCAGGGTGGAGGGCTGCCCGGAGCCAGACACAGCCGCCTCACCAGCGCCCCATAGCGCCCAGGCTGGGgatgtgactttaaaaaaaaatgatttgaaaggcagagtgacaggagagatctagatcgtccatccgctggttcactccccaaatgtcccccctggccagggcagggctgggcaaggcggaAGCTCctccctgtgggtctcccacgcaggtgcaggggcccaagcacttgggccaccctccgctgctttccgaggccattaggGAGGAGTtggaacccggtgctcatatgggatgccggtatcgcAGGTGGCAGGCTCGCCCACGGTCACAATGCGGCCCGAGGGGATGTGGCACTTTGAGGGCCCCAGGCagcggcgcccacgtgggattgGCCCTGTGAGGGCCCTGACCGCCCATCCCGCCCGCAGGCCGCCTGGTGGACGCGCTCAAGAACTACGAGATCATCTTCTACCTGGCCGGCTCCGAGGTGGCCCTGGCCGGCATCTTCATGGCCATAGCCACCAAGTGCTGCCTccggcgccgccgccgcggctCGCTGGACGCCTCCGCGGGCCCGGGCTCCGAGGGCGGAGCCAGCGACACCGAggaggccgaggccgaggccgaCCCGGAGCCCCTGCCCAACGCCCCCGAGAAAACCCGCAGCCTCGAGGCCCTGGCGGCGCCGAGCCCCAGCGCCGGGTCCACGGAGCCCGAGGCGGAGGAGGCAGAGCCGGGGCTGGAGGCCGGGACTGTGtagcgcgggggcggggcctgagagCGTGGCCCCTCCCACTGcgggccaggcccctcccacacCGGGCCAGGCTCCCTCGAGCCCTGCGAGTCGGGGGAACTCCTCCCGGATTTGCTGTGATAAAAGCGCCCCAGAGCCACAAGTCCTAGTCCTGCGCCTCCGccctgagctgggggagggggaggaaggcgCCCGAGGGCTCAGAGATGGAGGGGCCGGGCCGGTTCCTGCGTGAGCACACGGGGTGGTGGGCCTCACCTGCccgcccctgccttcccggggggAGCAGCGGTGGCAGCCCCTGTGGCTGCGGGCTGCACACAAGCCCCCTGGTCGGGGTCAGGGCTGAACCGTGGACGAGGCCTGCGGGGGGAGACGCGGTGGTCGCCTGCCTTGCCGCCTTCCGCACGGTGcgcgcgccccctccccaggggcggggcccacGGCGTCTGCTCTGGTCACTGCCCGCGACCGCTCTGGCACCCTGACCTCGGGCTGCGTGCGCTTTGACCCTGGTGGAGCTGGTCTTGGGCCCACCTCCTCCCGGCCTCACTCTGCTCGTGAACTGCGCGCCCGTCTGTACCTCTGCTGGGACCTGAGTGTGGTAGCCAGGCCCCAtggccttcccccccccccccccccggtccccTGGGCCCAGGACAGGGAGCCCTGCGGTGCCTGGCCCACAGCCCGCTGTCATCGCTGCTCTGCACCAGGTCCTGCCAGGGCCCCGACAACCTAGGGCGGCGGGCACAGGAGTCTGGCGCCAGCCCAGGTCCGGGGGCTGCGAGCTCCGCGCTCCCCCTGCAGGGAGGAGGTGTGGACAGCCTCCCCTCCAGCCGAGGGTCTAGTTTCTGCCAGGGCCGCGGGCAGTCCTGCTTCTCCATTTGGGCCTGTGCCCCCCCCCTCCTCCCACGGCGACCTCATCCACTGTCCTAACAAGGACATGTGAGGGTGCGGACCCACGGCTCCCCTCTCACTAGCGGACAGCCCGTGCCTCCCCAGGCCCAGACCAACAGGCGCCTCAGCAGCCCAGCTCCCCGCCCTGGGCCCCAGGTCGCCCTGCCCGCtgtcctgcccccccacccccatccagaagcccccaggcccgggaGGGCCCCGCAGAGCTGCCAGCTTTGTGGGCAGGTGGCCCggccagcctcaggccccgcAGATGCGAGTCCAGggccctctccccccccctccagaCATGGCCTTCGTCCCCAGCTGTCCCGGGAGGGCGGCGCACAtgggctcctgcctgcccccagccggGCGTCAGAGGAAGGCTGAGGCCACTG is a window encoding:
- the SLC16A8 gene encoding monocarboxylate transporter 3 → MGAGGPRRGAGPPDGGWGWVVLGACFVVTGFAYGFPKAVSVFFRALMRDFGAGYSDTAWVSSIMLAMLYGTGPVSSILVTRFGCRPVMLVGGLLASAGMILASFSTRLLELYLSAGVLTGLGLALNFQPSLIMLGLYFERRRPLANGLAAAGSPVFLSALSPLGQLLLERFGWRGGFLLLGGLLLHCCACGAVMRPPPGARAEARAHDGPGEAGAEAHPRRRLLDVAVCADRTFVVYVVTKFLMALGLFVPAILLVNYAKDAGVPDAEAAFLLSIVGFVDIVARPACGALAGLPRLRPRVPYLFSLALLANGLTDLSSARARSYGTLVAFCVAFGLSYGMVGALQFEVLMATVGAPRFPSALGLVLLVEAVAVLIGPPSAGRLVDALKNYEIIFYLAGSEVALAGIFMAIATKCCLRRRRRGSLDASAGPGSEGGASDTEEAEAEADPEPLPNAPEKTRSLEALAAPSPSAGSTEPEAEEAEPGLEAGTV